The proteins below are encoded in one region of Paenibacillus sp. YYML68:
- the ymfI gene encoding elongation factor P 5-aminopentanone reductase, whose protein sequence is MTEPTSNKPFTEQTVLITGASRGIGAAIARRFASVGMNVVIHYLQSHEAANETAREAMRYGARVLTVTADLRSVDQIERMQDKLAQHGLIPDILVNNAGISHYGLLSELSENEWDEIIGINLKGTYLMTRQFMSAMIERKYGRIINVSSVWGISGASCEVAYSTAKGGINAFTKALAKELAPSGVTVNAVAPGVVDTAMMNGFDASEKAALENDIPAGRFAQPDEIASLVYFLALPESGYITGQIISPNGGWLT, encoded by the coding sequence CGATCGCCCGTCGCTTCGCTTCTGTCGGCATGAATGTTGTGATTCATTATTTACAGTCGCACGAGGCGGCGAACGAAACAGCGAGGGAAGCGATGAGATATGGCGCTCGCGTGTTAACTGTGACAGCTGATCTGCGCTCTGTTGATCAGATCGAGCGCATGCAGGACAAGCTTGCCCAACATGGACTTATACCCGATATTCTTGTTAATAATGCGGGCATCTCGCACTACGGGCTGCTCTCTGAGCTTTCTGAGAACGAATGGGACGAAATTATCGGCATTAATTTGAAGGGTACTTATTTGATGACGCGTCAATTCATGTCGGCCATGATTGAGCGCAAATATGGTCGAATTATTAATGTCTCATCGGTCTGGGGCATATCAGGCGCTTCGTGCGAGGTTGCTTATTCGACGGCCAAGGGTGGCATAAACGCCTTCACGAAAGCGCTTGCCAAGGAGCTTGCGCCTTCCGGTGTGACAGTGAATGCGGTAGCGCCCGGTGTAGTAGATACGGCGATGATGAACGGCTTCGACGCCAGTGAGAAGGCCGCGCTGGAGAATGACATACCGGCAGGACGCTTCGCCCAGCCTGATGAGATTGCGTCGCTCGTCTACTTCCTAGCGTTGCCTGAATCCGGGTACATAACAGGTCAAATTATTAGCCCGAACGGCGGCTGGCTGACCTAA
- a CDS encoding DUF3243 domain-containing protein: protein MATVLKVFERWKEFLGERVEQAEKAGMSEETISKIAFQIGEFLADKVDPENKEERVLKELWDVADEQERKAMASIMVKLAKANN from the coding sequence ATGGCAACTGTGCTGAAAGTATTTGAGCGCTGGAAAGAGTTTCTAGGTGAGCGTGTAGAGCAAGCAGAAAAAGCGGGTATGAGCGAGGAGACGATCTCCAAGATTGCCTTCCAAATCGGTGAGTTCTTGGCCGATAAGGTAGATCCGGAGAACAAAGAAGAGCGCGTCCTGAAGGAGCTGTGGGACGTAGCAGACGAGCAAGAGCGCAAGGCGATGGCTTCCATCATGGTGAAGCTGGCCAAAGCGAACAACTAA